In Huiozyma naganishii CBS 8797 chromosome 5, complete genome, the genomic window TTGGAGAACAATTCACTGGTGTTGATGTTTATAGCAAATTGGCACAGATTCTTCAGCGAGTCCAAGATGTTGTCCAAGTACGAATCTGATTTGGTCACAAGGGGCAAGTTTTTGTACTCTGTTGGCTGTTGCGATATGAGGTTCATTTGATCTATCAGGTTATCGTGCAGCAACTGTATCACTGATTCGACTCTATGTTCCATCACACACGTTTGGGAGTGTGTTTCGAGCCACCAATCTGGGACAAAGCATTCACACACCCTGCACAGTTCAAGCCGCGGACAAGGCAGTTCCGCCTCATCTGTGATACCTTGGGCCTCCAGTTGTTTCAGATACTCGTGAAAGATGGTGGCCCCAAACCCTAACTTCTGCAACAAAGTCTCTGGTAGCCCGACAATATCGTGCGGCATTTCGTTGTACGGTTTGAGTATCCACATCGAGTGCGTCTCCTGCTTTTCGTCCCCCGAGATCATGATCCCGCATGCCTCCAGTACTTCCCCACTTGCCAGTGTGAAAGTGACCGTGTAGCTGATGTTATCGTTCTGCAACATCATCTCCATAGCCCTGTTGAAAACCATCTTATCTTCCTCTGTGCCGTCTATCACTGAGGAAATGGACCCCGTGGGCACCGGCAACTGCACAATATCCTCCCATTGCTTCGATATATATTTGATCCTCCCCTCAAGGTCCAGTTCCATAATCATGGACGGGTTCTGTTCCGTAGCGAGCCTCAAGTAGTCCTCGTACTCGCGGTCATCATCTCCTGACATGGTGAGTATGATATCCACTTGCTTGCTCCGTTGAATCTTGGACTCTTCCCTTCCAATAAAAAATGTTTCACTCCCGGCACGGAGCTAGACAAGGGTAACAGAGTAGTTACTGCTCCAACAGGTTGGATGTAGACTTCACAGGAACAAAGTTGTCTGATTCTTCCTTTAAATTGACATCTACAAAGTTAACTGGTTGCGATAATAATCATAATTTTCCACGAAACGACTTTAAAGAAGGATAAGGGAAGAGTTGGTGGgaggttgaagaaggagattGAGCAGGGGATTGAGGAGTGTTCGATCCTTGGAAGATGAGCGTCTCCTATTGAGTAGACGGTTTTGTTTTTAGAGGGACCGTaatagaaagagagagggaGATGGAGGGGTGGAATACTGTAAAATGCGGATATATAGATGTACTTGTGTGGTAGTGCAAGTAGTGAGCTGTAATGCGACTCACTTATTGCTTGTATTCTCTGCAGCTTCAATTTTCGGTTTGTCTGTCAAATAGTTGTACTGCAAGAATCTGAAACCTTGTCCGAGCTGTGCCGTTTCGTTGATGATATGGCACCCTAGAAGGAGGTAGTTTTTCGGGGTGACTGCCATTGCATATTTCATAAACACACCGGAGTAAACGACGAGCGCCAAAGTCATGGGCCCAGAGATGAGACTCGGAtcctttttcaaatcgTAGATCGCAGCGATCGGTATCCCGAAGTTGGACACTGGTCCCCAGAAGTGAGTAGTGAAAACGTACTTCAGCGTCTCTTTGTTGATATACTTGCTGATTATGGCGCGCGAAGCAGCCTTGTTCACGTTGTTGGACATATTTGGAGTGGGTGGTAGGGGAGTACGAGAAAGGGTTGGTAACCTGTTTAGTGCACTGTAGAAGAAGTTGTCCCCACAATAAAGGAATTTAAACTGGGACAAATGCACT contains:
- the MPC1 gene encoding pyruvate transporter MPC1 (similar to Saccharomyces cerevisiae YGL080W; ancestral locus Anc_6.199) translates to MSNNVNKAASRAIISKYINKETLKYVFTTHFWGPVSNFGIPIAAIYDLKKDPSLISGPMTLALVVYSGVFMKYAMAVTPKNYLLLGCHIINETAQLGQGFRFLQYNYLTDKPKIEAAENTSNK